GAGATTGTGAAATCCTAGCGTTTAGCCAAATTTTTAAAATTCTTGGCACTTATAGAGTGAAAAGCAACGCTTTTTTATGACTCAGGCAGTCATAGCGAGTTGTTTTATAAACTACCCATAACGCTTAAAAAGAACACAACAATCGCAGTTAACTCTAAACCGCTATAAAAAAATAACTTAAGCGTCCAACTCTATTTTTTCTCAGTGATGCTCTCCTTTAAGCCTAGCCCATAGTTATTAGCGTCTGTTTCAGCAATAATAACCACCGCAAAGAAGCTTTATTCTAGTAGAATCCTTATTTTTATGAAGTGCTTTTGAAACAAGCTCTATAACGCTAATAACCAACTCTTTTTTATTCAGTCGTGAGATCTCTTTAATGATACGCGCGCTCACTAAATAGCATGAACGCTCCTTGAATTTATCCTCATCTCGCTCCCATTATGCACTATCAATTAACAAGTTTCAATATAATAACACAAAATCTTTTTATAACTTGTCATTTGTTAAGGATTAAAATGCGCGTGTTTGTTTGCTTTTTAGGGGTTTTTGTGTCTAACGGCTTGGCTCGTTTTGGCTATGTGGTTTTAATCCCCCTACTCATTTTATCAGGGAGTTTAACCCCACACCAAAGCTTCCAACTGGGTATTGCGGTGCTAATGGGCTATGTTTTTGGGAGTTTTTTAATCCAATTTTTAAGCCCGTTAATGTCATTAGAAAGCATCGCTAAAATCAGTTTTGGCTTAATCGCTTTGAGTTTTTTAGTCTGTTATTTTGATAGTATCCCTTTCTTTTGGCTTTGGATCTGGCGTTTTATCGCCGGTGTGGCTAGCAGTGCGTTAATGATTTTAGTCGCTCCTCTCTCTTTGCCCTATGTCAAAGAACATAAAAAAGCCTTAGTGGGAGGGCTTATTTTTAGCGCTGTAGGCATTGGATCTGTCTTTAGCGGGTTTGTTCTGCCTTGGATCAGCTCTTATAATATCAAATGGGCATGGATTTTTTTAGGGGGCAGTTGTCTGATAGCCTTTATCCTTTCCTTGGTGGGGTTAAAAACCCGTTCTTTAAGGAAAAAATCCGTTAAAAAAGAAGAAAGCGCGTTTAAAATCCCCTTTCATTTGTGGTTATTGCTCATTTCTTGCGCGCTCAATGCGATTGGTTTTTTACCGCACACGCTTTTTTGGGTGGATTATTTGATCCGTCATTTAAATATCTCCCCCACTATCGCTGGAACTTCATGGGCGTTTTTTGGTTTTGGAGCCACGCTTGGCTCTTTAATCAGCGGCCCCATGGCTCAAAAACTAGGGGCTAAAAACGCCAATATCTTTATCCTTATTTTAAAATCTATCGCATGCTTTTTGCCCATTTTTTTCCACCAAATCTCTTTACTCAATTTAAGCATCTTCATAATGGGAGCGGCCACAACCGCCAATATCAATTTATTCAGCATGATGGCTTTAAAAATTGCAGGCGCGAAGCATTTCGCTCAAGCGTCTTCGTGGGTGGTGTTTTCTTTTGGCATTTTCCAAGCGCTTTTTTCGTATCTTTTTACGATCTTTTTAGGGGATTTGGGCTATGTTTTGATTTTTGTTATTTGTGGGGTGTGTTTGGTTTTAAGCTTCATCGTTCTTTTCCCCATTAAAATGCAAACAGCTACCAATAAATAGAAAAATTATGGGGTTTCAAAACCCTTGATGCCGAGAAAATCCTTAAAACCCTTTAAGGAATTTAAGATTTTTTCACGCTCTAAATGGCGCATGATAAAAACGAGGTTAGAGCCGTTTTGATCCTTTAAAATATGCTTAGGCGGGTAAATGACATGCATCACGCCGTTAATACTCACCAAAAGATCGCTTCCAATATCAATAATCCCCTTGATGCGTAAAATCTGTGTGCCGTATTGATGCAATAACAAACTCAGCCAAATCCCAAACGCGCTCCATTCCATCGCCCCTTCAAAACTGATGCTTAAAGTCTCAAAACCTTGCGAGTGTGAATCTTTTGGCATTCTTGGCATAAAATTTCGTGCCCTATTTTTGCGTGAAAAAAAGCTTTCGTAATCTATACTTTTCTTGTCAAAAATTTCTGCACTAGGGTTAAGGGATTGTATCCGCTCTTTTAATTTGATTAAAGCCCTGCTGTCGTTTTGCAAATCCGTTTTGGTCAATAAAACGCTATCAGCAAAAACGATTTGCTCTTTAGCTTCGTTGTTGGTTAAATGCGTTTTAGCGTTCAAAACATCCACGCAAGCCACCACGCTTTGAATCTCAAAATGCGCCCCTAAAAAAACATCGCTCAAAATCGTCCATAAAATCGGTGCCGGGTTGGCTAAACCGGTGGTTTCAATGATGACGCGCTTTAAAATTTCGCCGCGCCATTCATAGTTATTGAGCGTGGCTTTTAGAGACTCCACTAAATCTAAGCGTTTGTTGCAACACACGCACCCTGCGTTAAGATAGAGCATTTTTTCACCGCAATATTGAACGCTTAAGATGCGCTGATCCAAAGCGGCTTGCCCGATTTCATTGATGATAAGGGCAACGCCTTGGTGATCTATTTGGTTTAAATATTCGCTTAAAAAACTCGTTTTACCGCTGCCTAAAAAACCGGTGATGAGCGTGATAGGGATTTTAGGCATCAGTGATAGGCATCAGTGAGTGGCGTGTGGGTTTTGATTTAAAAACGCTAACAGATG
This DNA window, taken from Helicobacter pylori, encodes the following:
- a CDS encoding YbfB/YjiJ family MFS transporter; this encodes MRVFVCFLGVFVSNGLARFGYVVLIPLLILSGSLTPHQSFQLGIAVLMGYVFGSFLIQFLSPLMSLESIAKISFGLIALSFLVCYFDSIPFFWLWIWRFIAGVASSALMILVAPLSLPYVKEHKKALVGGLIFSAVGIGSVFSGFVLPWISSYNIKWAWIFLGGSCLIAFILSLVGLKTRSLRKKSVKKEESAFKIPFHLWLLLISCALNAIGFLPHTLFWVDYLIRHLNISPTIAGTSWAFFGFGATLGSLISGPMAQKLGAKNANIFILILKSIACFLPIFFHQISLLNLSIFIMGAATTANINLFSMMALKIAGAKHFAQASSWVVFSFGIFQALFSYLFTIFLGDLGYVLIFVICGVCLVLSFIVLFPIKMQTATNK
- a CDS encoding CobW family GTP-binding protein, whose translation is MPKIPITLITGFLGSGKTSFLSEYLNQIDHQGVALIINEIGQAALDQRILSVQYCGEKMLYLNAGCVCCNKRLDLVESLKATLNNYEWRGEILKRVIIETTGLANPAPILWTILSDVFLGAHFEIQSVVACVDVLNAKTHLTNNEAKEQIVFADSVLLTKTDLQNDSRALIKLKERIQSLNPSAEIFDKKSIDYESFFSRKNRARNFMPRMPKDSHSQGFETLSISFEGAMEWSAFGIWLSLLLHQYGTQILRIKGIIDIGSDLLVSINGVMHVIYPPKHILKDQNGSNLVFIMRHLEREKILNSLKGFKDFLGIKGFETP